In Flavobacteriales bacterium, the following proteins share a genomic window:
- a CDS encoding proline dehydrogenase, with product MSDRPISFSNTEKAFAHKSNAELKKAYWLFTLVSRPWMVSIAKHLTQFALTLHLPIKGLIKKTIFAQFVGGETAKQADDNTDELSAAGIGTILDYSVEGQDDEASFDQGTEEILQTVDIAAAVEMVPFCVFKPTAVGSITLWVKHSAGLEIEHHEKLAWKSCLDRMERIFTRAAEAGTPVLVDAEESWMQDAADQVVEGFMSRFNKEKAIVYNTLQMYRHDRLNYLKRIHQRAQAQGWILGVKIVRGAYMEKERDRAEERGYPSPIQPDKAATDRDFDAALQYCVQHIDSISLVCGTHNEKSSMYLVDLMAEHGISKKDRRIWSAQLYGMSDHISYNLADAGYNVAKYVPYGPVRKVLPYLIRRAEENSSAAGQTGRELSLIQQEIARRKGR from the coding sequence ATGAGCGATCGACCGATCTCCTTTTCCAATACCGAGAAGGCCTTTGCCCATAAGAGCAATGCCGAGCTGAAGAAGGCCTACTGGCTCTTCACTTTGGTCTCGCGCCCCTGGATGGTGAGCATAGCTAAGCATCTCACTCAGTTTGCTTTGACCCTTCACCTACCCATCAAAGGGCTGATCAAGAAAACCATCTTCGCCCAATTCGTAGGAGGTGAGACTGCCAAACAAGCAGATGATAATACCGATGAACTCAGCGCAGCGGGCATCGGGACCATACTGGATTATTCGGTAGAAGGACAGGACGATGAGGCCAGCTTTGACCAAGGCACCGAGGAGATACTACAGACCGTGGATATCGCTGCGGCAGTGGAGATGGTGCCCTTCTGTGTGTTCAAACCTACGGCAGTGGGTAGTATCACCTTGTGGGTCAAGCACAGTGCCGGATTGGAGATAGAGCATCATGAGAAACTGGCCTGGAAATCCTGTCTGGACCGCATGGAGCGCATCTTCACCCGAGCAGCTGAGGCGGGCACTCCCGTGCTGGTAGATGCAGAGGAGAGTTGGATGCAGGATGCGGCCGATCAGGTGGTGGAGGGATTCATGAGCCGCTTCAACAAGGAGAAGGCCATCGTCTACAATACCCTACAGATGTACCGTCATGACCGACTGAACTATCTCAAGCGGATTCATCAGCGAGCGCAAGCACAGGGATGGATTCTCGGTGTCAAGATCGTGCGAGGTGCCTACATGGAGAAAGAACGCGACCGGGCCGAAGAGCGGGGTTATCCGAGTCCCATCCAGCCAGATAAGGCTGCTACGGACCGGGATTTCGATGCGGCCCTCCAGTACTGCGTGCAGCACATCGATAGCATCTCACTGGTCTGTGGGACCCACAATGAGAAGAGCAGCATGTATCTGGTCGATCTCATGGCCGAGCATGGTATCTCTAAGAAGGATAGACGTATATGGTCGGCCCAGCTCTATGGGATGAGCGATCACATCTCCTACAATCTGGCCGATGCCGGCTACAATGTGGCCAAATACGTACCCTACGGTCCTGTGCGCAAAGTGCTGCCCTATCTCATCCGCAGGGCCGAGGAGAACAGTTCTGCTGCTGGACAGACCGGGCGTGAGCTCAGTCTCATCCAACAGGAGATCGCACGAAGGAAAGGCCGGTGA